Proteins found in one Bicyclus anynana chromosome 26, ilBicAnyn1.1, whole genome shotgun sequence genomic segment:
- the LOC112045719 gene encoding serine protease snake: MDMKKAFGGAILFVAVCCCIWLLITLSTLREGDSCEVNGVRGTCKDIRACPSVDDLIIANTLCSFSRGQIVVCCKDQPVEKVVPVVRMMEENHSISAEIVSESDSCDPISHVVVNVSTALAKCVQYQEALVYPCMQGVVGPAREPRCNWMPQALVSEGQNASPGEFPHMALLGYGRGVTEWLCGATIISELFVLTAAHCTYSAKSGPVTKIKIGIHERSGKALSPRKLYGVSQIHVYPRYRSPYKYHDIALLKTDRRMQLDRWAVPACLVAGSPVDDSEVLVTGWGTTVFRVLPNTLQKVILPRYPDKECVAKMRDVRLLPSGLDPATQMCYGDKNTRKDSCHGDSGGPAVVKHPEVSCMYLVIGVISWGRHCGVPNQPGVYTRVEYYLPWIEGIVW; this comes from the exons ATGGATATGAAGAAAGCATTCGGCGGTGCGATCCTGTTCGTAGCGGTGTGCTGTTGCATTTGGCTGCTGATCACTCTCTCTACTCTCAGAGAAG GTGACAGCTGCGAAGTCAACGGAGTCAGGGGGACTTGCAAGGACATCAGGGCCTGTCCGTCCGTGGACGATCTCATCATAGCGAACACT TTATGTTCGTTCAGCCGGGGGCAGATAGTCGTCTGCTGCAAGGACCAGCCTGTTGAGAAGGTGGTTCCGGTAGTGAGGATGATGGAgga GAACCATTCCATATCAGCAGAGATAGTGTCAGAGAGCGACAGCTGCGATCCAATCTCTCACGTGGTGGTGAATGTCTCTACTGCTTTAGCGA AGTGCGTGCAGTACCAGGAGGCGCTGGTGTACCCCTGCATGCAGGGGGTCGTGGGGCCTGCGCGCGAGCCCCGCTGCAACTGGATGCCCCAGGCGCTCGTCAGCGAAGGCCAGAACGCGAGCCCCGGGGAGTTCCCTCACATG GCACTGCTCGGCTACGGACGCGGGGTGACGGAGTGGCTGTGCGGAGCCACCATCATCAGCGAGCTCTTCGTGCTGACCGCTGCGCACTGCACGTACAGTGCTAAGAG TGGTCCAGTGACGAAAATCAAAATTGGCATACATGAGCGATCGGGTAAAGCGCTGAGCCCGCGCAAGTTGTACGGGGTGAGCCAGATACACGTGTATCCTCGCTACCGCTCACCGTACAAGTACCACGACATCGCCCTGCTAAAGACCGACCGACG GATGCAACTGGATCGCTGGGCAGTGCCCGCCTGCCTGGTCGCCGGCAGCCCCGTGGATGACTCCGAGGTATTGGTGACGGGGTGGGGCACCACGGTGTTCAGGGTGCTCCCCAACACCTTGCAGAAG GTGATTCTGCCTCGGTACCCGGACAAAGAGTGCGTCGCCAAGATGCGTGACGTTCGTCTGTTGCCGAGCGGACTGGACCCGGCCACGCAGATGTGCTACGGAGACAAGAACACCAGGAAGGACTCTTGCCAT GGTGACAGCGGTGGGCCCGCCGTGGTGAAGCACCCGGAGGTCTCCTGTATGTACCTGGTGATAGGGGTCATCTCCTGGGGCAGGCACTGCGGGGTTCCCAACCAGCCCGGCGTCTACACCCGGGTGGAGTATTACTTGCCCTGGATCGAAGGCATTGTGTGGTAA